The following DNA comes from Verrucomicrobiota bacterium.
CCTGGGAGTCACGCTTTCTGCCGCCCTTTCAGGGCTGGATCGTGATTTGACGGTTACCCAGGACTAGGTTCTCTTGGCCCTTCGGGCCGTAAGACGGTAACGGCTCTCCCCGTGCTGCCCTCAAAAAGGTGGATAAAGCTCCGGGGTAAACCCCACCGCCATTTAGTTAAGCATACAAGGCCGGGGATTGCTTTGGTCCCGGAGGGGCGGCTGAGGTTAGGCAGCAACTTTAGCGGCTGCGCTGTGCGGGCGTTCCCCCGGGGTTGCGTCCCATCGGGACGCCTGCAGGCGTGCGCCGGGTTTGGCTGGCCGCTTGGGAATGGGCACCCTCCGGGGCAGCGTTTCAGGCGTCCCTACAGGACGCGATCCCTCTTAAATGCCTCGTCCAGGGACTGCAGTCCCTGGCTAACCTCAGCCGTCCTTTCGGGACGAAAGCGGCCCTTAACTAAATGGCAGTGGGGATTCCCCTGAGCTAGGTTCCAGTGCCCGTTCGGGGCTGGCCGAATCCCCTCGACTCCATCGGCATGACCGGCGAGGCTCGGGTTTATTTAAATTGCAAGTCGATGATACCGGCCGGCCAACAACGTTTCAATTCGGGCCTTCGGATCCGTTGATCAGGCTATCCATCTCCATCAGCCGAGCCGAACCTTTTTCCGCGATATGAAATCCGCAGCAAAGACCGAGAAGCTTTTCCTGGATGATCTGGCGGTGGGAGACGAATTCACCAGCGAGGAATACACGGTCGACGCACCGCAAATCCGCGAGTTCGCGCAGCAGTTCGACCCTCAACCTTTTCATCTGGATGAGGACGCCGCACGTGAGACCTTCTTCGAAGGGTTGGCCGCTAGCGGATGGCATACCGCCGCAATCACGATGAGGCTGCTTGTTCGCAGCGTCCCCATGGCCGGCGGGCTCATCGGTGCAGGCGGTGAAATCACCTGGCCCCGGCCGACAAGGCCGGGCGACGTGCTGCGCGTGGTAAGCAAGGTCGTCAAGATTTCCCCTTCAACATCCAGGCCGGATCGGGGGATCGTGACGGTTCAGAGCGATACGTTGAATCAGCGCGGCGAACTCTGTCAGAGGTTAGTCGCCAAACTCCTGGTGTTTCGAAGAGGTTCAATCACCGCCCGGACCTGAGCGCCGGGTTTCAGCCCGGCAAGTCGATTTCCTTGTCCTGCAGGCCAGGGTCCGTTCCGGTTCTCCGGGAAAACTCACCCGGCGGCCCTTAGGATGCAGTCCGCCGCCGCGGTGGCGCCGTTTTCCCGCTGTACCCGGCCGGCGAGGGCCTGAGCCCGTTGCGGGTATTCCGGGCGCGTCAGCAACGCGTCCAACTCCGCGCATAAGCGCTCGGCGCGGCAATTTCGCCGGCTCAGGGTACGGCTGACTCCTAACCGCTGAAGCCGCTCGGCGTTGTCGGGCTGGTCATAGGCCCAGGGTATGACCAATGCCGGCCGGCCCGCCCGAAGCACTTGGGCACTGGTACCGATGCCGCCGTGGTGCACGATGCAGGCCGCCCGGGGAAACAGCTTCGAAAAAGGGGCGTACGCCGCCGCGTGGATCGATGCGGGCAAGGCCGAGCCAGCGCGGTTGCGCGGGTCGGTGCCCACCAGCAGGACGGCCCGCCGGCCCAGCCGTTCAGCCGCGGCGCGCGCCTCCCGGTAGAAGTTGCCCGCCTGCATTACCGCCGCCGAGCCCAGGGTAAAGACGATGGGCGGTTCGCCCGCTTCGAGAAAGTGCGCCAGGTCCGGCTCAAGCGGCGCGTCATCCTGCAGGAAAGGGAAACCGGTGAGGGTGGTCCGCGACGGCCAATCGGGCTGCGGGACCGCAAACGCGCGCGAAAACCATGCCGTGGTGCCGTACGGGGAGAAGGCGCCGGCCGTGAGGGGGTTCTGCCGGGCGGGACTGAGCCCGAGACGGTTGCGCAGGTCTGCGATGGGTTGCACCCATGCGCGGGTCCGGTGAGAAACCAGCCTAAAGAGCAGCCGGTAGGGCCACCGACCCAGGCGGCGTAAATGCCGGAGCGCCGGCATGCCTGCCACCACCGGCGGGTCATAGGTAGACAGGAAGCCGAAGGGCTGCAAGGCGACGCTCAGCCAGGGCAGGCCCAGGGTTTCGGCTACCAGGGGAACCGCGTAAGCCAGGGGATGGGCCACCAGCAAGGCCGCCCCGGTGCACGCCGCCCGTAAGTCCTCGTAGCCGGCTTGCAAGTGAGGCAGCATCAGGACGCGAACAAGAAATTCGGGGCCGTGCCGGGGATGCCAGAGCCGTTCCTGCGCGTCCGGCAGGAACGCGAGCGGAATCAGGTCGGGTCGCACGGGTCGAAACGTCAGGCCACGGGCTTCAACGGCCGCCCGGTAAGACTCCGACGTGGCGATCACGGCACGGTGGCCCCGCGCCTGCAACGCCGCGCCAACCGCCAGAAACGGGAAAAGGTCGCCCAGGGAGCCAAAGGTGGTGAACACAACCGTGCGGATCACAATGAGTCAGTAGCACAACTCCGAACCGTTGACCTGAACGCGCAGCGCGCTTAGGAAAGATCAAGGCGGGTGGCGCGGCCGGCGCCGCCGGAGCCAGGTGAGGCCGTGCGCCCGGTTAACCACCGGCCCGAGCACCCACCCGAGAGAAGCGCCCATCGATGCTGAACGCAGTCAGGCTTTAGAAACGTAGAGATGACACCCTGCCCTACCTGCAGCAAGATCCAACAACCCGAAGCCGGGCTATGAGTTCCGATTCTAAAGGGCCGCCAACCCACGAGTACCGTTTGCTGATCAGCCGCTGGGAAGCTCTGGCACGAACCCGCGGCCTGACGGGGCAGGCGTACGCGACCGCCGGCCCTTTCGAGCTGTTCTGTTGGCGTTCACCCGCGTTCAGACCCGAAGGCGGCCTGTATCTATCGGCTGGCATCCACGGTGACGAGGCCGGGGCGGTTGAAGGCCTGTACACGTGGGCGGCGCTGGAAGGGAACCGCCTGCGCACGCTGCCGGTAATCCTCTTCCCCTGCCTGAACCCCCACGGCTTGGAACGCAATTGCCGGACCGATGCCGCCGGTCACGACCTCAACCGCTGCTACCACCGGCAGGACGTGCCTCCGATCCGGGCCCATCAAGCCCTTCTGGCCGGCCACCGCTTCCGCCTGGCGTTGTGCCTGCACGAAGATTGCGATGCCCGCGGGGTCTACCTCTACGAGTTCCGGCGCCGGGGCGCTGCCCCGATCGGCGCGGAGTTGCTGCGGGCGGCAGGCCCTGACGTGCCGACGGATGCGCTCCGGCGGTTGGGGGCGCGCGGGGTCGAGCTCATCGCCAACCTGGCCTTGGGCCTGAACTTCACGCCGTTACCGGCTGTAACTGAAGCGCTGTACCTGGCGCGGCACCACAGCGAGCGGACGATCACGACCGAGACGCCCGCCGGCTACGGCCTGGGTCAGAGGGCCCGGGCGCAGGTGACCCTGATCCGGCGGGCACTCGAACTGACGCCGGCCTGACAGCGACAGACCGGCACGGCACCCTAAGATGCGTCGGCAAGCTGCCGCGCCTGCAGGTGGACAATGACCTGGTGAGTGGCTTCCAGGTAAATGCGTCTGAACGCGCGCAACGCCTCGGCGACTTTGTCCTGACGGCAAAGCTCGATCAGCACCTGGTGCTGCGGCGGCCGCACCTCGGGGGTCGGAAACAACTTGATCAAAAGCGGAATGTAACGCGTCGCCCGGTCGTCCAGCTGACGGAACGTCTCATCCAGAATCGGGCGGCGTGCCTTTTCAAGAATGATGGCCCAAAAGCAACGGTTACTTTCAAAAAATTCTCCGGCGCTCCGGGTGCGCAGAATCCGTTTGGCCAGTTCCGAGGCGCGGTCAAAGTCCGCGGGAGAAAGGTGACGGTATGCCGGTTTAATCGCCAGTGCGATGAGGGCCAACCTGAGTTCCGCGATGTCCAAGGCCTCTTCAGGCGAGAGGGGTTTAACGATCGCGCCCCGGTAGGGCGACATGACCACGGTACCCTCTTTCTCCAGGGCCAGCAGCGCTTCCCGGACAGGCGACCGGCTTACCTTGAACGCCTCTGCGAGCTCGACCTCGGGCAGACGCTCTCCGGGCTTGAAAACCTCGTCGAGGATCGCGTCGCGGATCTTCTTCATGACCACCACCGGCACCTTGTCCGCGTGCTGCGGGGCATTCGTCCTGAACTGGGATGGCCATGCGCGCGCCTCTTCCATCGTTTGAGCGACCGGGCTTACCGCCGTTCCCCGAGTCTGTCCACCGGGCTGGAGGAGTCAAGTTTTTTGTATACGATCAGGGGCGTCGCATACACGCTCACCAAGCCCTCAAGCCTTCCCCCCTCCCCTCGGTTCCGGCCGTGAACGACTCATCGGCCTTTCCGTGGCGCCAAGCCGGCCCCTCGGGGCGCATCACCCGTTCGGATAACAAACGGTATACAATGCCGCTTGTCACATACAAGTTGATTGACACTGCGCGGCGCGGTGGCATCCATATTGTATACAAAACGGATCATGGAATACCGGGCCGGGACGAGCCGAAGCTCGGCGGCACGCGGCATTCCGGACGAGCACTTATGCTGATTCACTTCACTCTTACCACTGAGGAGGTCCACGACCTCATCCTCGGGGCGAACTACCTTGAGCGCCGGCTCAGGAACGCCGCTTCAAGCGTAAGCGGCGGCGAACGCGAGTTCTTGATCGCGCAGGCCGGTCGCCTTGAGGCGGTTGCGGAGATCCTGGTTGACGCGAGCGACGCGAGGCTGAGTGAAGTGATGAACGAGCCGAACGACTCTGTGGCGAGGCATCCGCACCAGGGGAATTAACGCCCTTTCGATAGCCATCGAGGTAAAATTTCGTCTTAGGCCCAGCGGACCGGCAGACCTTAGCCCAGGGTTCCGCAATGGGAACGCACCCCCCCTGATCGAGCCCTGAAGGGGCGGCAGAACCCGCAGCCACGCGTTCTGCCGCCCCTTCAGGGCTCGATCGCGATTTTACGGTTACTCAGGGTAAACCCTGGGCTAAGTTCTGCCGCCCCTTCGGGGCTGAAATCGAGCACAGGCACAGGCACCAAAGTACCTGACTAACCTCAGCCGTCTCTGCGGGACGAAGGCCACGCCTGGCCTGCCGTCCTTAACTAAATGGCAGCGGGGTAAACCCTGGGCTAAGTTCTGCCGCGTCTCCGGGGCTGAAACCCGGTCGAAATTCCACCAAGGAAACTGTATACATTGGTGTAAAAAAGGCGGCCGGCTTACGGGGGCAAACGGGGCCGAGGGTGCGATGAGATATACCGGCTTCCAGCTCGGCTAAGCCGCGCCTGATCCCGAAGGAGCCGTCCTCACGGGGTTTTCCTGGCGGTCCCCGGCTTGAGGCGCTTGCCCCTCGCGCTCGTTTTGTTTGAGCAATGCTCGCACCTGGTCGAACGCGCCCGGGTGCTGCAGGCCCACGCGCAAGAGCGCCCGCAAAATCTGGGCCTCACTGGCTTCAAGCCCTTGTGCACGGGCTGAGACGACCATCTTGCTCAAGATGGCGCAATCCTCACCGTCGAGCCACAAGCCGAGCGTTCGCCCGCTGACCGGAGGGGGAGGCGGCTCATCCTCCAGCGGTTGGCTTTCAACGGGCACCGACGCGGGCCAACCCGGCAACG
Coding sequences within:
- a CDS encoding MaoC family dehydratase — encoded protein: MKSAAKTEKLFLDDLAVGDEFTSEEYTVDAPQIREFAQQFDPQPFHLDEDAARETFFEGLAASGWHTAAITMRLLVRSVPMAGGLIGAGGEITWPRPTRPGDVLRVVSKVVKISPSTSRPDRGIVTVQSDTLNQRGELCQRLVAKLLVFRRGSITART
- a CDS encoding glycosyltransferase family 1 protein, with the protein product MIRTVVFTTFGSLGDLFPFLAVGAALQARGHRAVIATSESYRAAVEARGLTFRPVRPDLIPLAFLPDAQERLWHPRHGPEFLVRVLMLPHLQAGYEDLRAACTGAALLVAHPLAYAVPLVAETLGLPWLSVALQPFGFLSTYDPPVVAGMPALRHLRRLGRWPYRLLFRLVSHRTRAWVQPIADLRNRLGLSPARQNPLTAGAFSPYGTTAWFSRAFAVPQPDWPSRTTLTGFPFLQDDAPLEPDLAHFLEAGEPPIVFTLGSAAVMQAGNFYREARAAAERLGRRAVLLVGTDPRNRAGSALPASIHAAAYAPFSKLFPRAACIVHHGGIGTSAQVLRAGRPALVIPWAYDQPDNAERLQRLGVSRTLSRRNCRAERLCAELDALLTRPEYPQRAQALAGRVQRENGATAAADCILRAAG
- a CDS encoding succinylglutamate desuccinylase/aspartoacylase family protein; amino-acid sequence: MSSDSKGPPTHEYRLLISRWEALARTRGLTGQAYATAGPFELFCWRSPAFRPEGGLYLSAGIHGDEAGAVEGLYTWAALEGNRLRTLPVILFPCLNPHGLERNCRTDAAGHDLNRCYHRQDVPPIRAHQALLAGHRFRLALCLHEDCDARGVYLYEFRRRGAAPIGAELLRAAGPDVPTDALRRLGARGVELIANLALGLNFTPLPAVTEALYLARHHSERTITTETPAGYGLGQRARAQVTLIRRALELTPA
- a CDS encoding GntR family transcriptional regulator, whose amino-acid sequence is MEEARAWPSQFRTNAPQHADKVPVVVMKKIRDAILDEVFKPGERLPEVELAEAFKVSRSPVREALLALEKEGTVVMSPYRGAIVKPLSPEEALDIAELRLALIALAIKPAYRHLSPADFDRASELAKRILRTRSAGEFFESNRCFWAIILEKARRPILDETFRQLDDRATRYIPLLIKLFPTPEVRPPQHQVLIELCRQDKVAEALRAFRRIYLEATHQVIVHLQARQLADAS